The Haloplanus sp. CK5-1 genome contains a region encoding:
- a CDS encoding DUF2237 domain-containing protein produces MPERNVLGEELATCSTDPRTGFTRGGCCGTHPNDRGRHELCAVMTDEFLSFSKEQGNDLVTPRPELEFPGLDPGDRWCLCLGRWIEALEATQAKRLPETTVPPVVLKATNEAVLESVDLETLESHSYDA; encoded by the coding sequence ATGCCCGAACGAAATGTCCTTGGCGAGGAACTTGCCACCTGTAGCACTGATCCAAGGACTGGTTTCACCCGCGGTGGCTGCTGTGGAACTCATCCCAACGATCGAGGCAGACACGAGCTTTGTGCGGTCATGACCGACGAATTTCTGTCGTTCAGTAAAGAACAGGGCAACGACCTTGTGACGCCGCGTCCGGAGTTGGAGTTTCCCGGGCTCGACCCGGGTGATCGCTGGTGTCTCTGTCTCGGACGGTGGATCGAGGCGCTTGAAGCCACGCAAGCCAAACGTCTCCCGGAGACGACCGTCCCACCCGTAGTTCTCAAAGCAACCAATGAGGCAGTGTTGGAGTCCGTGGATCTGGAGACGCTCGAAAGCCACTCCTACGACGCGTGA